The proteins below are encoded in one region of Desulfonatronum thioautotrophicum:
- the surE gene encoding 5'/3'-nucleotidase SurE — MDILLTNDDGIYALGLRAMYRALLRAGHRVHVVAPLTEQSAVGHAITLSMPLKIKHLREPDFQGIGVFGTPVDCAKLALSSLLDAPPDILISGINNGANVGVDILYSGTVSAATEGALAGLPSLAVSMDNFHPANLDDQADYTVRLVQDLDWSALPSRCLLNLNFPDRDVREVLGLRCCSQTQAVYHDKHDHRVDPRGGGYYWLHGEIPAEQVGQDTDRGLLSQGYITLTPLRFDFTDYKTMAYLQSALQDSTSL; from the coding sequence ATGGACATCCTTTTAACCAACGACGATGGAATTTATGCCCTGGGTTTGCGGGCCATGTACCGGGCCTTGCTCCGCGCGGGGCATCGGGTGCATGTGGTTGCTCCACTGACCGAACAGTCCGCTGTGGGGCACGCCATTACCCTGAGCATGCCCCTCAAAATCAAGCACCTTCGGGAACCGGACTTCCAGGGCATCGGTGTCTTCGGCACTCCGGTGGACTGCGCAAAGCTGGCCCTGAGCTCCCTCCTGGACGCCCCACCGGACATCTTGATTTCCGGTATCAACAATGGCGCCAACGTGGGAGTAGATATCCTCTATTCCGGCACGGTCTCCGCGGCCACGGAAGGAGCCCTGGCCGGGCTGCCCTCCCTGGCTGTATCCATGGACAATTTCCATCCCGCGAACCTGGATGATCAAGCGGATTACACGGTTCGCCTGGTTCAAGACCTGGATTGGTCCGCACTGCCCTCCAGGTGCCTGCTGAACCTGAACTTCCCGGATCGGGATGTGCGGGAGGTGCTCGGCTTGCGCTGCTGTTCCCAGACCCAGGCCGTCTACCACGACAAGCACGACCATCGCGTCGACCCACGCGGTGGAGGCTATTACTGGCTGCACGGAGAAATTCCCGCCGAGCAGGTCGGCCAGGACACGGATCGCGGTCTGCTCAGTCAGGGCTACATCACCCTCACCCCCCTGCGCTTCGATTTTACAGACTACAAGACCATGGCATACCTCCAAAGTGCGTTACAAGACTCCACCTCTCTTTGA
- a CDS encoding 2-oxoacid:acceptor oxidoreductase family protein gives MKPPYEIQRFELRLSGLGGQGILTLGKVLGAGLALEEGYYVAQTQSYGPEARGGASRSDLVISSQPISYPKPEQLDLLVALSQEACNQYYRHLKQGGYLLVDESLVKQTPTNIYWGLPFTTLAKEKLGMVQAANMVLLGALAHLVPFVVPRAMKKGLETSLSPKFLESNLKAFQLGLTQAKKKYPDVQTQWTSF, from the coding sequence ATGAAACCTCCCTATGAAATACAACGCTTCGAGTTGCGGCTTTCCGGACTGGGAGGACAGGGGATCCTGACCCTGGGCAAGGTTCTCGGTGCCGGTTTGGCCCTGGAAGAGGGATACTACGTGGCGCAGACCCAGAGCTACGGGCCCGAGGCCCGGGGCGGGGCCAGTCGCTCGGATTTAGTCATCAGCTCCCAGCCCATCAGCTACCCCAAGCCGGAACAGCTCGACCTCTTGGTGGCCCTGAGCCAGGAGGCCTGCAACCAGTACTATCGCCACCTGAAGCAAGGCGGGTACCTGCTGGTGGACGAATCCCTGGTCAAGCAGACGCCGACCAACATCTACTGGGGCTTGCCCTTTACCACCCTGGCCAAGGAGAAACTCGGCATGGTCCAGGCCGCGAACATGGTCCTTTTGGGCGCTCTGGCCCACCTGGTGCCCTTCGTCGTGCCCCGGGCCATGAAGAAAGGTCTGGAAACCAGCCTTTCTCCCAAATTTCTGGAATCGAACCTGAAGGCATTTCAGCTGGGACTGACCCAGGCAAAAAAGAAATATCCCGACGTACAGACACAATGGACATCCTTTTAA
- a CDS encoding 2-oxoacid:ferredoxin oxidoreductase subunit beta, producing MAEVTQLIHHYLRHNKRFPHVLCPGCGHGIVLGSLVRSVHQLGLTKDEVVLVAGIGCSGRIAVYVDFNTVHTTHGRALTFATGIKMANPRLKVIAVMGDGDALSIGGNHFLHAARRNIGVTALILNNNIYGMTGGQSSSTTAENCYSTTSPYGQQEQSFDIVELAKAAGAPYVARSTVLHVKLLDRIITTALERPGFNLVEVLTPCHTQFGRKNKFKTTVDMYKWYKKNAIPLDSLSKLPQEEQQQRTPIGIFVEENRPSLEERYAAITCRLEEASK from the coding sequence ATGGCTGAAGTAACCCAGCTTATTCATCACTATCTGCGACACAACAAGCGCTTTCCGCACGTCCTGTGCCCAGGTTGCGGCCATGGCATCGTGCTTGGCTCTTTGGTACGCAGCGTCCATCAACTCGGCCTGACCAAGGACGAGGTGGTGCTCGTGGCCGGTATCGGTTGCTCCGGACGGATCGCCGTGTATGTTGATTTCAACACGGTACACACCACTCACGGACGGGCTCTGACCTTTGCCACCGGGATCAAGATGGCCAATCCCCGGCTGAAGGTCATCGCGGTAATGGGCGACGGCGACGCATTGTCCATCGGCGGTAACCATTTCCTGCATGCAGCCCGGCGCAACATCGGGGTGACAGCGTTAATCCTGAACAACAATATCTATGGGATGACCGGTGGGCAGAGTTCATCGACCACGGCGGAGAACTGCTATTCAACCACCAGTCCTTACGGGCAACAGGAACAATCCTTCGATATCGTCGAATTGGCCAAAGCCGCCGGAGCGCCCTACGTGGCCCGTAGCACCGTACTGCACGTCAAGCTGCTGGACCGGATAATCACCACCGCATTGGAGCGACCTGGGTTTAACCTCGTGGAAGTGCTCACCCCCTGCCATACTCAGTTCGGCCGCAAAAACAAATTCAAGACCACAGTGGACATGTACAAGTGGTACAAAAAGAATGCGATTCCCCTTGATTCCCTCAGCAAGCTCCCCCAGGAGGAACAGCAGCAACGCACCCCCATCGGCATTTTTGTCGAAGAAAATCGGCCATCCCTGGAAGAACGATATGCAGCAATCACATGTCGGCTGGAGGAAGCTTCGAAATGA
- a CDS encoding 2-oxoacid:acceptor oxidoreductase subunit alpha — translation MPTKVKKNHRKEERSLFALGNEAVVEGALLAGCSFFAGYPITPSTEIAEIMAERLPKRPDGVFIQMEDEIASLGAVIGASLAGRKSMTATSGPGFSLMQEHIGYASMTEVPLVIVNVMRGGPSTGLPTSPAQGDVQQARWGTHGDHPIIVLSASDVQECLDMTVRAFNLSEKYRSPVILLLDEITAHTREKIQIPNRETYEIFSRIKPSMPPEWFVPYEESMRGVPPMPALGEGYRFHVTGLTHDVNGYPTSRPEEVEKLMQRLFRKIDQFFYDIQIVEETACEDAEVVVIAYGCVARSAHLAVLQARELGVRAGLLKLKTLFPFPRPAVERLIRQCRTVIVPEMNMGQMSREVKRVNNGLSSVRTLNRIDGQIITPAEILKVLQKA, via the coding sequence ATGCCCACGAAGGTTAAGAAGAATCATCGCAAGGAAGAGCGGTCGCTTTTCGCTCTGGGCAACGAGGCCGTCGTTGAAGGAGCCTTGCTGGCCGGCTGCTCCTTTTTTGCAGGGTACCCCATCACCCCTTCCACGGAAATTGCCGAGATCATGGCGGAACGCCTGCCCAAACGACCAGATGGGGTATTCATCCAGATGGAGGATGAAATCGCCAGTTTGGGAGCGGTCATCGGAGCATCCCTGGCAGGGCGCAAATCCATGACCGCCACTTCGGGGCCGGGTTTTTCCCTGATGCAGGAGCACATCGGCTATGCCTCCATGACCGAAGTACCGCTGGTGATCGTCAATGTGATGCGCGGCGGTCCCAGTACAGGCCTGCCCACCAGTCCCGCCCAGGGCGATGTGCAACAAGCCCGCTGGGGCACCCACGGCGACCATCCAATCATAGTACTCTCGGCCAGTGATGTTCAAGAATGTCTGGACATGACCGTGCGGGCCTTTAACTTGTCCGAAAAGTATCGTTCCCCGGTCATCCTGCTGTTGGATGAAATTACGGCTCATACCCGGGAAAAAATTCAGATCCCCAACCGGGAAACCTATGAAATTTTCTCCCGAATCAAGCCGTCCATGCCGCCCGAATGGTTTGTGCCTTACGAGGAGTCCATGCGTGGCGTCCCCCCCATGCCGGCTCTTGGGGAAGGCTATCGGTTTCATGTCACCGGCCTGACCCACGATGTCAACGGATACCCCACATCCCGCCCCGAAGAAGTGGAAAAGCTGATGCAGCGGCTCTTTCGCAAGATCGACCAATTTTTCTACGACATCCAAATCGTCGAGGAAACAGCCTGCGAAGATGCCGAAGTGGTGGTCATCGCGTACGGTTGCGTGGCGCGTTCCGCGCACCTGGCCGTGCTCCAGGCGAGGGAGTTGGGCGTTCGAGCCGGCCTGCTCAAGCTGAAAACCTTGTTCCCCTTTCCCCGCCCGGCCGTGGAACGATTGATCCGGCAATGCCGGACCGTCATTGTTCCGGAAATGAACATGGGCCAAATGTCCAGAGAAGTGAAGCGCGTCAACAACGGCCTTAGTTCGGTGCGAACCCTCAATCGCATAGATGGGCAAATCATCACTCCGGCGGAGATCCTCAAAGTGCTGCAAAAAGCATAG
- a CDS encoding 4Fe-4S dicluster domain-containing protein has protein sequence MAKDKQQVVVSIYPDWCKGCGICAAFCPGEVLELGPDGKARVIQGATCRNCGFCEHHCPDFAIVVKTKRRTANNREVDHAHEG, from the coding sequence ATGGCCAAAGATAAACAACAAGTGGTGGTTTCCATCTATCCGGACTGGTGCAAAGGGTGTGGTATTTGCGCTGCTTTTTGCCCTGGGGAGGTTCTCGAATTGGGGCCGGACGGGAAAGCCAGGGTCATCCAGGGAGCAACCTGCCGCAACTGCGGTTTTTGTGAACACCATTGTCCGGATTTCGCCATTGTGGTGAAAACCAAACGTCGCACAGCCAACAACAGAGAAGTCGATCATGCCCACGAAGGTTAA
- a CDS encoding 3'-5' exoribonuclease YhaM family protein translates to MVVQKKIFIPDIQPGTRINELFLLVEGRQGQARNGPYWQVRLQDARGTLEGKIWSPISQAYPELPVGEVVRVQGNTDLFRDQLQLRIEQLEILQIAKDEVDWELFLPRSARKPEDMLLELEELCARELQHAPWRKFCRKVLRDPDIRTRLLLAPGAKSMHHAYIGGLLEHTLAVCRLTLAISAQYPEIDREVLLVGAVFHDLGKAWELSAGVQRDYTDPGRLLGHILQGVAVLEPFLAKSNELTPGLQLHFKHLLVSHHGEYEYGSPRRPKTTEALILHYADNLDAKVNMTSQLVEALPEETSWTPYQRSMERQFFRPERTPKTDSRRPATTTRAERPAMRNFLDDLHPPEVQPSTKNNE, encoded by the coding sequence ATGGTCGTGCAAAAAAAAATATTCATCCCGGACATTCAGCCAGGAACGCGGATCAATGAACTGTTTCTCCTGGTTGAAGGGCGACAGGGGCAAGCCCGCAATGGGCCCTACTGGCAGGTTCGGCTTCAGGACGCTCGTGGAACCCTGGAAGGCAAGATCTGGAGCCCGATAAGTCAGGCTTATCCGGAACTTCCCGTGGGGGAGGTCGTCCGAGTTCAGGGAAACACGGACCTTTTTCGGGATCAATTGCAACTCCGAATCGAACAACTGGAAATCCTGCAGATTGCCAAGGATGAGGTCGACTGGGAGCTTTTTCTACCGCGTAGCGCCAGGAAACCTGAAGATATGTTACTGGAGCTGGAGGAGTTATGCGCCCGCGAACTGCAGCATGCCCCGTGGCGCAAGTTTTGCCGCAAGGTTTTGCGCGACCCGGACATCCGAACACGGCTTTTGCTGGCTCCCGGAGCCAAGTCCATGCACCATGCCTACATTGGCGGGCTGTTGGAGCACACTCTGGCGGTCTGTCGTTTGACCCTGGCTATCAGCGCCCAGTATCCGGAGATTGACCGGGAGGTGCTTCTGGTGGGTGCGGTGTTCCATGACCTGGGCAAGGCCTGGGAATTGAGTGCCGGGGTGCAACGCGATTACACGGACCCCGGTCGGCTGTTGGGCCATATTCTGCAGGGGGTGGCGGTGCTTGAACCGTTTTTGGCCAAAAGCAACGAACTGACACCGGGGCTGCAGCTGCATTTCAAGCATTTGCTGGTCAGTCACCATGGAGAATACGAGTACGGCTCGCCGCGTCGCCCCAAAACCACCGAAGCCCTGATCCTGCACTACGCCGACAACCTGGACGCCAAGGTGAACATGACCTCCCAGCTTGTGGAAGCGCTGCCCGAAGAAACCTCCTGGACTCCATACCAACGAAGCATGGAGCGCCAATTTTTCCGCCCGGAACGGACTCCCAAGACGGATTCCAGGCGTCCGGCAACGACCACCCGGGCGGAGCGTCCGGCAATGCGCAACTTTCTGGATGACCTTCACCCCCCTGAAGTGCAGCCATCCACCAAAAACAACGAATAA
- the tmk gene encoding dTMP kinase, which produces MLITFEGIEGCGKSTQSRFVFDQLQKRGMSVLWTRQPGGCKLGERLRAMLLGQEGSGLTPQSELFLYLADRSQHVAEVVRPALTAGKVVLCDRFTDSTVAYQGYGRGLDVQLLRQLNDVAVDGCLPDLTLILDLPVECGLGRARARNADQGQTESEGRFEAEETAFHQRIRDGYLALAEEDARRYVVILAHGTLDEVFQQVWKAVRARLEISEQK; this is translated from the coding sequence ATGTTGATTACGTTTGAAGGCATTGAGGGCTGCGGAAAAAGTACGCAGAGCAGGTTTGTGTTTGACCAGCTCCAAAAGCGGGGAATGTCCGTGCTCTGGACCCGCCAGCCCGGCGGCTGCAAGCTGGGTGAGCGCTTGCGAGCCATGTTGTTGGGCCAGGAGGGGAGCGGGTTGACGCCGCAAAGTGAATTGTTTCTCTACCTGGCGGATCGGTCCCAGCACGTGGCAGAGGTGGTTCGACCTGCCCTGACCGCGGGCAAGGTGGTGCTTTGCGACCGATTTACGGATTCCACGGTGGCCTATCAGGGGTATGGTCGGGGACTGGACGTGCAGTTGTTGCGCCAATTGAATGACGTCGCTGTGGATGGCTGCCTGCCGGACCTGACTCTGATCCTTGATCTTCCGGTTGAATGCGGCCTGGGCCGGGCTCGAGCCCGCAACGCTGACCAAGGACAAACCGAGAGTGAGGGCCGGTTCGAGGCCGAGGAAACTGCCTTTCATCAACGCATCCGCGACGGCTATCTGGCCTTGGCGGAGGAGGATGCACGGCGATATGTGGTGATTTTGGCGCACGGTACGCTGGATGAAGTGTTCCAGCAGGTTTGGAAGGCTGTGCGCGCGAGACTGGAAATCAGCGAACAAAAGTGA
- a CDS encoding class I SAM-dependent methyltransferase — protein sequence MHHEEQAQPSDLMRTWERLIQPDQVPGPVLDVACGDGRNGIHAARLGLSVICCDRSRTALRKAKLASRGQDVRIRLWWTDLEKAHRRPLPEKAFGAVLIFRYLHRPLIPEVHRAIRPGGCIVYETFTVEQTTFGPPCNPDHLLKPGELGEWFRDWQVLHRFEGRLTDPDRAMAQIVARKPAA from the coding sequence ATGCATCACGAAGAACAAGCTCAGCCGTCAGATCTGATGCGCACCTGGGAAAGGCTTATCCAACCGGACCAAGTTCCCGGACCTGTTTTGGACGTAGCATGCGGCGATGGACGAAATGGCATCCATGCGGCCCGTCTTGGCCTGAGCGTAATCTGCTGCGATCGATCCCGAACGGCGCTGCGCAAGGCGAAGCTGGCGTCCAGAGGTCAAGATGTCCGGATCAGGTTGTGGTGGACGGATCTTGAAAAAGCCCATCGCAGGCCTCTGCCCGAAAAGGCTTTCGGCGCTGTATTGATCTTTCGGTATCTGCACAGACCACTGATTCCTGAAGTCCATCGCGCCATCCGCCCTGGCGGCTGTATTGTCTATGAGACCTTTACCGTTGAGCAGACCACATTTGGGCCCCCATGTAATCCGGACCACCTGCTCAAGCCGGGAGAACTGGGAGAGTGGTTCCGGGACTGGCAGGTGCTGCATCGCTTTGAGGGCCGACTGACGGACCCTGATCGAGCCATGGCCCAAATCGTGGCTCGAAAACCTGCCGCCTGA
- a CDS encoding Hsp20/alpha crystallin family protein, with protein sequence MVIDMSPFYGGMDNFDRVFNELWGPLNISQRKVAYPPLNISEDADALYVRCEIPGVNVEDIDLTFTDATLVIKGERKIEKGKYFRQERPTGNFQRVVNINAPVDVDKVKAVAKNGLLEIRLPKSEDTKPRKISIDMN encoded by the coding sequence ATGGTTATCGACATGAGTCCCTTTTATGGTGGTATGGACAATTTTGACAGGGTTTTCAATGAGTTATGGGGGCCATTGAACATCAGTCAGCGCAAGGTGGCCTATCCTCCGCTGAACATTAGTGAGGATGCGGATGCCTTGTATGTCCGCTGCGAAATCCCCGGTGTCAACGTGGAGGATATTGACCTGACCTTTACGGACGCAACATTGGTAATCAAGGGTGAGCGAAAGATTGAAAAAGGAAAGTATTTTCGCCAGGAGCGCCCCACGGGGAATTTCCAGCGGGTGGTGAACATCAATGCTCCTGTGGACGTAGACAAGGTGAAAGCTGTGGCCAAAAATGGTTTGCTGGAAATTCGGCTGCCCAAGTCCGAAGACACCAAGCCCCGGAAAATTTCCATTGACATGAATTAG
- a CDS encoding Hsp20/alpha crystallin family protein, translating into MTKDIAQTEAKGLPRMKPATDILETGDGFFIYVDMPGVRKEDLIIDLSDDELRIGGRSAYQGVTNENRIHVEFGNVEYTRAFTLSHIVDREKIKATLKNGVLELHLPKAEKALPRKIQVELE; encoded by the coding sequence ATGACCAAAGATATCGCCCAAACCGAAGCCAAGGGGTTGCCACGGATGAAACCGGCCACCGATATTCTGGAAACCGGAGACGGTTTTTTCATCTATGTCGACATGCCCGGCGTTCGCAAGGAAGACTTGATTATCGACCTCTCGGACGATGAGCTGCGTATCGGTGGCAGGTCCGCGTACCAGGGGGTGACCAACGAGAATCGAATTCATGTGGAATTCGGCAATGTGGAATATACACGCGCTTTCACCCTGTCACACATTGTCGATAGGGAGAAGATCAAGGCGACATTGAAAAACGGTGTCCTGGAATTGCATTTACCCAAAGCTGAGAAGGCTCTGCCCCGCAAGATTCAGGTGGAGCTGGAATAA
- a CDS encoding Hsp20/alpha crystallin family protein — translation MVNRLFPVLRPKGNIEGQRQADLFSMMEPFFASPFALRGGFEKIMPAVDISESEEAVIVNAELPGMAPEYVELHVENNYLILKGEKKAEREEKKENAVHKECSYGSFSRSIPLPAEIQADKVSAKFKNGVLKVTLPKSEKAQAKRISIES, via the coding sequence ATGGTAAATCGCTTGTTTCCAGTATTACGTCCCAAGGGGAACATCGAAGGCCAGCGTCAAGCAGATCTGTTCAGCATGATGGAACCGTTTTTTGCTTCCCCTTTTGCCCTCAGGGGAGGCTTTGAAAAGATTATGCCGGCTGTGGATATTTCCGAGAGTGAGGAGGCCGTCATCGTCAACGCCGAACTACCCGGCATGGCACCTGAGTATGTTGAATTGCACGTGGAAAACAATTACCTGATTCTGAAAGGTGAGAAAAAAGCCGAACGGGAGGAGAAGAAGGAGAATGCCGTGCACAAGGAGTGCTCGTATGGCAGTTTCAGCAGGTCCATCCCGTTGCCGGCGGAAATTCAGGCTGACAAGGTCTCCGCCAAATTCAAGAATGGCGTCCTGAAGGTCACTCTGCCCAAAAGCGAGAAGGCGCAAGCCAAACGGATTTCCATCGAGAGCTAG
- a CDS encoding TspO/MBR family protein: MKKSTQALGLFFWLLVTFIAAAVGSMASLDAQSFYAALVQPGWSPPASVFGPVWTVLYSLMGISSWLVWRVGGFSKAWVALGLYLAQLIFNALWSWLFFVWQLGLISFVAILLLLALIMATTTSFWRIRALAGAMLLPYLLWVCFAAYLNFSLWQLNPDILG, translated from the coding sequence ATGAAAAAATCAACACAGGCTCTCGGGCTGTTTTTTTGGTTGCTTGTCACATTCATTGCCGCTGCTGTTGGCAGCATGGCATCGCTTGATGCGCAATCATTTTACGCAGCACTGGTCCAGCCCGGATGGTCGCCTCCAGCATCTGTTTTTGGCCCGGTTTGGACGGTTTTATATAGCCTCATGGGTATTTCGTCATGGCTGGTCTGGCGGGTCGGAGGCTTCAGCAAAGCCTGGGTTGCTCTCGGGCTTTACCTTGCCCAGCTGATTTTCAATGCCCTCTGGAGTTGGCTCTTTTTTGTGTGGCAGTTGGGCTTGATCTCGTTTGTGGCAATACTTTTGCTCCTGGCTCTGATCATGGCTACAACCACATCCTTCTGGCGCATCAGGGCACTGGCGGGAGCCATGCTCCTTCCGTATCTTTTGTGGGTCTGCTTTGCTGCGTACTTGAACTTTTCGCTCTGGCAACTCAACCCGGATATTCTTGGATAA
- a CDS encoding ATP-grasp domain-containing protein, with protein sequence MPPALHHPTVDVALLTESRYAATSAAPHDWYLRNILRDDELLQNALAELGLSSVRLDWAAPDVDWSTFRCAVFRTTWDYFDRISEFHAWLRRVQAETRLCNAPETIWWNLDKHYLVDLRARDVPVVPFQLLEPDAPQNLHDLLDAAGWEEAVLKPCVSGGARHTYRVHRDAADTLQERVRPLLAAESFLLQPFIRDVVQTGEDTVMVVNGRVTHAVRKVPKAGDFRVQDDHGGTVHHLDPTQEHVELAQRAMAACDPVPSYGRVDMVRDKHGNLVVMELELIEPELWLRHHPPAAHAFAQAIAEHLQ encoded by the coding sequence ATGCCTCCCGCACTCCATCATCCCACAGTCGACGTGGCCCTTCTGACCGAGAGCCGCTACGCCGCGACCAGCGCCGCTCCGCACGACTGGTACCTGCGCAACATTCTGCGCGACGATGAACTGTTGCAAAACGCACTCGCGGAACTCGGACTCTCCTCGGTCCGCCTGGATTGGGCCGCTCCGGACGTGGATTGGTCGACGTTTCGCTGCGCCGTCTTCCGGACCACCTGGGACTACTTCGACCGGATATCCGAATTCCACGCATGGTTGCGTCGCGTTCAGGCCGAGACCCGACTGTGCAACGCTCCGGAAACCATCTGGTGGAACCTGGACAAACACTATCTCGTCGATCTGCGGGCCCGGGACGTTCCGGTGGTCCCATTCCAGCTCCTGGAACCAGACGCCCCCCAAAACCTACACGATCTGCTCGACGCCGCCGGATGGGAAGAGGCCGTGCTCAAGCCCTGTGTTTCCGGCGGGGCCCGTCACACCTACCGGGTGCATCGCGACGCCGCTGATACGCTCCAGGAACGAGTCCGCCCGCTTCTCGCGGCCGAGTCCTTTCTGCTCCAGCCGTTCATTCGCGACGTGGTCCAAACCGGGGAGGACACGGTGATGGTCGTCAACGGCCGCGTCACCCACGCCGTGCGCAAGGTTCCCAAGGCGGGAGACTTTCGGGTCCAGGACGATCACGGCGGCACGGTTCATCACCTTGACCCGACACAAGAGCACGTGGAACTGGCCCAACGCGCCATGGCCGCCTGCGATCCGGTTCCGAGCTACGGTCGGGTGGACATGGTCCGGGACAAACACGGAAATCTTGTGGTCATGGAACTGGAACTCATCGAACCCGAACTCTGGCTGCGCCACCACCCTCCGGCCGCTCATGCGTTTGCCCAGGCAATTGCTGAACATCTCCAATAA
- the hgcB gene encoding mercury methylation ferredoxin HgcB has translation MKRFHHLQNVATLAYDRDKCVGCGLCVAVCPHRVFVLKKDKADIQDREACMECGACALNCPTEAVAVTPGVGCASYIIQTWLPKSTTPQCC, from the coding sequence ATGAAGCGATTCCACCATCTTCAAAACGTGGCCACCTTGGCATATGACCGGGACAAATGCGTGGGCTGCGGCCTCTGCGTCGCGGTCTGCCCGCACCGCGTCTTCGTGCTGAAGAAGGACAAGGCCGACATCCAGGACCGCGAAGCCTGCATGGAATGCGGGGCCTGCGCCCTGAACTGCCCCACCGAAGCCGTGGCCGTGACGCCCGGCGTGGGTTGCGCGTCCTACATCATCCAGACATGGCTTCCGAAAAGCACTACACCCCAATGCTGCTGA
- the hgcA gene encoding mercury methylation corrinoid protein HgcA: MKSSQPFSMDQLLPDKTLPGLSSIVGPSTDPDAAPCUGPPPAPGAGVDDLPGYRIEPYVDGFIATPSGRVPRVKPLPTLWDRLGDCRARLGLDRNNYTVNPGLYAVGAPSPDAPVVVTANYKLTFDTVRFALRGRSAWVLVTDTRGINVWCAGGKGSFSAEAVALQVRKSGLDLVVSHRRLILPQLSANGVRLRDVQKATGFEAVLGPIRAVDLPRFLDQGPDEAMREVTFTFMERLAVVPVELVLGWKIILAVLAAAAVLSLIGTEFAPGAVFQRWILAATATLFGLLTGAVAFPLMLPRLPTRLFSLAGAGVAVIPALALPLLFPSPAWPALVGAGLWTMTLSAWTALNFTGSTPYTSPSGVEREMRAAIPILAGSTVLSVICFIWGNLQ, from the coding sequence ATGAAATCATCACAGCCCTTTTCCATGGATCAGCTCTTGCCCGACAAGACACTTCCTGGCCTTTCCTCCATCGTCGGGCCAAGCACGGATCCAGATGCCGCTCCCTGTTGAGGTCCGCCCCCGGCTCCCGGTGCGGGAGTAGACGATCTGCCGGGCTATCGGATCGAGCCCTATGTGGACGGGTTCATCGCCACCCCATCGGGACGCGTCCCTCGCGTCAAGCCCCTTCCAACGCTTTGGGACCGCCTTGGCGACTGCCGGGCCCGGCTGGGACTTGATCGGAACAACTATACCGTCAATCCGGGGCTCTATGCCGTGGGCGCTCCATCCCCCGACGCCCCGGTGGTGGTCACGGCCAACTACAAGTTGACCTTCGACACGGTCCGCTTCGCCCTGCGCGGACGAAGCGCCTGGGTACTGGTGACGGACACCCGGGGCATCAACGTCTGGTGCGCCGGAGGCAAAGGTTCCTTCAGCGCTGAAGCCGTCGCACTCCAAGTGCGCAAGTCCGGCCTGGACCTCGTCGTGTCCCATCGTCGGCTGATTCTACCCCAACTATCCGCCAACGGTGTCCGGCTCCGGGACGTGCAAAAGGCCACGGGTTTCGAGGCCGTCCTGGGGCCGATCCGGGCCGTGGATCTGCCGCGCTTTCTGGACCAGGGTCCCGACGAAGCCATGCGGGAAGTCACCTTTACCTTCATGGAACGCCTTGCCGTGGTGCCCGTGGAACTGGTCCTGGGCTGGAAAATAATTCTCGCGGTCCTGGCCGCGGCGGCGGTGTTGAGCCTCATCGGAACGGAGTTTGCCCCTGGGGCCGTTTTCCAGCGCTGGATCCTGGCCGCCACGGCCACCCTTTTCGGCCTGTTGACCGGAGCCGTCGCCTTTCCATTAATGCTGCCCCGGCTGCCCACCCGCCTCTTTTCCCTGGCCGGAGCCGGTGTAGCGGTGATCCCGGCCCTGGCCCTGCCGCTGCTCTTCCCCTCCCCGGCTTGGCCCGCGCTGGTGGGGGCGGGGTTGTGGACCATGACCCTTTCCGCCTGGACGGCCCTGAACTTCACCGGGTCCACACCCTACACGTCGCCCTCGGGTGTGGAAAGGGAAATGCGGGCAGCCATCCCCATTCTCGCCGGTTCCACGGTGCTGTCCGTGATCTGCTTCATCTGGGGCAACCTTCAGTGA
- a CDS encoding ArsR/SmtB family transcription factor has protein sequence MTDVQIIAQCCKALGHPARVTILRHLLQADRCICGEIVNILPLAQSTVSQHLKLLKEAGLIQGEINGPRICYCVDKSRLTLFKNLIAKLEGP, from the coding sequence ATGACCGACGTTCAGATCATTGCCCAATGTTGCAAAGCCCTGGGCCACCCGGCCCGGGTGACCATCCTGCGCCACCTGTTGCAAGCAGACAGATGCATTTGCGGCGAAATCGTGAACATCCTGCCCTTGGCTCAATCCACGGTGAGCCAGCACCTAAAGCTGCTCAAGGAGGCCGGGCTGATCCAGGGGGAAATCAACGGGCCTCGCATCTGTTACTGCGTGGACAAGTCACGACTGACTCTGTTCAAGAACCTCATCGCCAAGCTGGAAGGACCATGA